The proteins below come from a single Euleptes europaea isolate rEulEur1 chromosome 5, rEulEur1.hap1, whole genome shotgun sequence genomic window:
- the CLDN16 gene encoding claudin-16, whose translation MQHCLQYLGCFFAFFSAGFLIAATWTDCWMVNTDDSLEVSATCRGLWWECVTNAFDGITTCDEYDSIFAEHPVKLVLTRVMLITADILAGLAFTFLLLGLDCVKFLTEEPRTKTRICFISGLMLLVGGIPGLIGSVWYAVGIYVERSTLVLHNVFVGIQYKFGWSCWLGLSGALGCFLSGSLLTCCMQLFGGVGSGRYSSCSSLRKAHAPPGTKAASLSHPSWQTPTAKMYAMDTRV comes from the exons ATGCAGCATTGCCTTCAATACCTAGGCTGCTTCTTCGCCTTCTTCTCTGCCGGGTTCCTGATCGCAGCCACCTGGACGGACTGCTGGATGGTGAATACCGATGACTCCCTGGAG GTGAGTGCCACGTGCCGTGGCCTGTGGTGGGAGTGCGTCACCAACGCGTTCGACGGGATAACCACTTGTGATGAATACGACTCCATCTTTGCCGAGCACCCAG TGAAACTGGTCCTGACCCGAGTGATGCTGATCACAGCTGACATCCTGGCCGGCCTGGCATTCACCTTCCTCCTTCTGGGCCTTGACTGTGTGAAATTCCTAACAGAGGAGCCCCGGACCAAAACCCGCATCTGCTTCATCTCTGGATTGATGCTTCTTGTTGGAG GTATCCCCGGCCTCATTGGCTCAGTCTGGTATGCCGTCGGCATCTACGTGGAGCGCTCCACCCTGGTTCTGCACAATGTCTTTGTGGGCATCCAGTACAAATTTGGGTGGTCGTGTTGGCTAGGCCTGAGCGGTGCTCTGGGATGCTTTTTATCTGGTAGTCTGTTAACCTgctgcatgcagctctttggag GTGTCGGATCCGGCAGGTACTCTTCCTGCAGCTCCTTGCGGAAGGCTCACGCCCCTCCTGGAACAAAGGCAGCCAGCCTGTCCCACCCATCCTGGCAGACGCCCACCGCCAAAATGTACGCGATGGACACCCGCGTGTGA